From a region of the Eretmochelys imbricata isolate rEreImb1 chromosome 6, rEreImb1.hap1, whole genome shotgun sequence genome:
- the LOC144265922 gene encoding olfactory receptor-like protein COR4, with translation MAGGNCSAVTEFILTGLTDRPELQVPLFAVFLVIYGITLVWNLGMMVLIRINPRLHTPMYFFLKNLSLMDACYSTVIAPKMLMSFLAERKAISYTACIIQCFSFILFVISECLLLAVMAYDRYVAICNPLLYTVIMSPKHCLWLAAGSYLWAFLTSVIHASGLLRLSYCHSNILNHFFCDINPLLKLSTSGTYVNELLVFLFGSLIEVISIGTILISYILIIATVLQIRSTDGRCKAFSTCTSHLTAVSMFHGTILFMYFRPSTSYVLDTDKMASVFYAVVIPMLNPLVYSLRNKDVMDALRRAIETKLRAHFPPKGVLIGKPNPLMAALHT, from the coding sequence ATGGCTGGAGGAAATTGTTCGGCAGTGACCGAGTTCATTCTCACAGGACTGACAGACCGTCcggagctgcaggtccccctcTTCGCAGTGTTCCTAGTGATCTATGGTATCACCCTGGTGTGGAATCTGGGGATGATGGTTTTAATCAGGATCAACCCCCgacttcacacccccatgtacttcttcctcaaGAATTTGTCCCTCATGGATGCCTGTTACTCCACAGTCATCGCTCCCAAGATGCTGATGAGCTTCTTAGCAGAGAGGAAAGCTATTTCCTACACAGCTTGCATCATCCAATGTTTTAGCTTCATATTGTTTGTCATCTCTGAGTGCCTTCTGCTGGCAGTAATGGCGTATGACCGTTATGTAgccatctgtaacccgctgctGTACACAGTCATCATGTCACCAAAGCACTGCCTATGGCTGGCAGCTGGTTCATATCTATGggccttcctgacctctgtgatACACGCGAGCGGTTTGCTAAGATTGTCCTACTGCCACTCCAATATCCTGAATCATTTTTTCTGTGATATCAACCCACTTCTAAAGCTCTCCACTTCTGGCACCTATGTCAACGAGCTACTTGTTTTCCTCTTTGGAAGTCTGATAGAGGTGATCAGCATTGGGACCATCCTCATCTCATACATCTTAATTATTGCAACTGTGCTGCAGATCCGCTCAACCGACGGCAGgtgcaaagccttctccacctgcacctcccacctGACGGCCGTTTCCATGTTCCACGGGACAATTCTCTTCATGTACTTCCGACCCAGCACCAGCTACGTGCTGGACACAGACAAAATGGCCTCCGTGTTCTATGCAGTGGTGATCCCCATGCTGAACCCCCTCGTCTACAGCTTGAGGAACAAGGATGTGATGGATGCCCTGAGGAGAGCAATAGAGACAAAACTGAGGGCCCATTTTCCCCCAAAGGGTGTCTTAATAGGAAAACCAAATCCTTTAATGGCTGCTCTGCACACATAG